The Methylobacterium currus genome contains a region encoding:
- a CDS encoding DUF2093 domain-containing protein yields the protein MLGRFERGGSGEAVVEYGDSNLRVVRPGRFVRCAVTGVEIPLDALRYWSVERQEAYADPDAVMVRLRQAPPHQDSKTA from the coding sequence ATGCTCGGACGGTTCGAGCGCGGCGGGTCCGGCGAGGCCGTCGTGGAATATGGCGACAGCAACCTGCGAGTCGTGCGGCCCGGCCGGTTCGTGCGCTGCGCGGTGACCGGGGTCGAGATCCCCCTCGACGCCCTGCGCTACTGGAGCGTCGAGCGCCAGGAGGCCTATGCCGATCCCGACGCCGTGATGGTGCGCCTGCGCCAAGCCCCTCCGCATCAGGATTCAAAGACCGCGTAG
- a CDS encoding purine-nucleoside phosphorylase, with the protein MSVPPDDAFVAEAAAFLRARGFGGAYALALVTGTGLGPLADRIEDPVSLPYGEIPHFPASGVSGHAGRLVAGRLGGRLVLLFQGRAHPYEQGDAATMRVPVGVVAALGAPPLLLTNAAGSLLPEAGPGCLALITDHVNLSGMNPLYGEPSDARFVPMVDAYDPALRAALKAAAAASGVPLHEGVYAWFSGPSFETPTEIRMAKTLGADLVGMSTVPEVILARFFGLRVAALSLVTNYAAGFAAGAEIGAPHHAETKRVAARAAQDVGRLVTALLSGDL; encoded by the coding sequence GTGAGCGTCCCGCCCGACGACGCCTTCGTCGCCGAGGCTGCCGCTTTCCTGCGCGCGCGCGGATTCGGCGGCGCCTACGCGCTCGCCCTCGTCACCGGCACCGGCCTCGGACCCCTGGCGGACAGGATCGAGGATCCGGTCTCCCTGCCCTACGGCGAGATTCCGCATTTCCCGGCCTCCGGCGTCTCCGGCCATGCCGGGCGGCTGGTGGCGGGCCGTCTCGGCGGGCGGCTTGTGCTGCTGTTCCAGGGCCGCGCCCACCCCTACGAGCAGGGTGATGCCGCCACGATGCGGGTGCCGGTCGGCGTGGTGGCGGCGCTCGGCGCTCCACCCCTCCTCCTCACCAATGCCGCCGGCTCGCTCCTCCCGGAGGCCGGCCCCGGCTGCCTCGCGCTGATCACCGACCACGTCAACCTGTCGGGGATGAACCCGCTCTACGGCGAGCCCTCCGATGCCCGCTTCGTGCCGATGGTCGATGCCTACGATCCCGCTCTACGGGCCGCGCTGAAGGCCGCCGCCGCCGCGAGCGGCGTGCCGCTGCATGAAGGCGTCTATGCCTGGTTCTCGGGTCCGAGCTTCGAGACCCCGACGGAGATCCGCATGGCAAAGACCCTCGGCGCCGATCTCGTCGGCATGTCGACGGTGCCGGAGGTGATCCTCGCCCGCTTCTTCGGCCTCAGGGTCGCGGCGCTCTCGCTCGTGACGAACTACGCCGCGGGGTTCGCAGCCGGCGCCGAGATCGGCGCCCCGCATCACGCCGAGACCAAGCGGGTGGCGGCGCGGGCGGCGCAGGATGTCGGGCGCCTCGTGACCGCCCTGCTCTCCGGCGACCTCTGA
- the mbfA gene encoding iron exporter MbfA — protein MKALTDLTEREVLALAIASEEEDSRIYRSFAESLRADLPGSAGLFEAMADEERGHRDDLYAAYRARFGEHLPPLRREDVRGFPRRRPFWWQGLDAARMRREAQAMEEQAAGFYEQAATLTRDLGVRQLFTRLAEIERGHGRRAEALTAEQETGDAAAEEARAAHRLFVLRYVQPGLAGLIDGSVSTLAPLFAAAFATHNNWQTFLVGLAASIGAGISMGFTEALSDDGSITGRGSPWLRGLVCGVMTAVGGLGHTLPYLVPDSWSNAFAIATVLAALVVTVELLAISAIRTRYMETPFWRAALQVVLGGVLVLLAGVAIGSA, from the coding sequence ATGAAGGCCCTGACCGATCTCACCGAGCGCGAGGTGCTGGCCCTCGCCATCGCCAGCGAGGAGGAGGATTCCCGCATCTATCGCAGCTTCGCCGAGAGCCTGCGGGCCGACCTGCCGGGCTCCGCCGGCCTGTTCGAGGCGATGGCCGACGAGGAGCGGGGCCACCGCGACGACCTCTATGCGGCCTATCGCGCGCGCTTCGGCGAGCACCTGCCGCCCCTGCGGCGCGAGGACGTGCGCGGTTTTCCCCGCCGCCGCCCGTTCTGGTGGCAGGGACTCGATGCCGCCCGGATGCGGCGGGAGGCGCAGGCCATGGAGGAGCAGGCCGCCGGCTTCTACGAGCAGGCGGCGACGCTCACCCGCGACCTCGGGGTGCGCCAGCTCTTCACCCGGCTCGCCGAGATCGAGCGCGGCCACGGCCGCCGGGCCGAGGCGCTGACCGCCGAGCAGGAGACCGGGGACGCCGCCGCCGAGGAGGCCCGGGCCGCCCACCGGCTGTTCGTGCTGCGCTACGTGCAGCCGGGCCTCGCCGGACTGATCGACGGCTCGGTCTCGACCCTGGCGCCGCTCTTCGCCGCCGCCTTCGCCACCCACAACAACTGGCAGACGTTCCTCGTCGGCCTCGCCGCCTCGATCGGCGCCGGGATCAGCATGGGCTTCACCGAAGCGCTGTCCGACGACGGCAGCATCACCGGGCGCGGCTCGCCCTGGCTGCGCGGCCTCGTCTGCGGGGTCATGACGGCGGTCGGGGGCCTGGGCCACACGCTGCCCTACCTGGTGCCGGATTCCTGGTCGAACGCCTTCGCGATCGCGACGGTGCTCGCCGCTCTGGTGGTGACGGTGGAGCTGCTGGCGATCTCGGCCATCCGCACCCGCTACATGGAGACGCCGTTCTGGCGCGCCGCCCTTCAGGTGGTGCTGGGCGGGGTGCTGGTGCTGCTCGCCGGCGTGGCGATCGGCAGCGCCTGA
- the lpxK gene encoding tetraacyldisaccharide 4'-kinase, whose translation MQAPGFWWRDEATLTARLLAPLGAIYGGLAARRMARAGAEAPCPVVCIGNFTLGGAGKTPTALAVAGLLRGLGRRPVFLSRGYGGRLTGPVRVDPARHGAAEVGDEPLLLARAAPAIVSRDRVAGARACREAGADVVVMDDGLQNPSLAKTLVIAVVDGAVGLGNRRVFPAGPLRAPAEAQWGQVHAALVIGDGAPGARVLAEAERRGLPALRGRLLPDPAAAGRLRGRPVLAFAGIGRPEKFFATLREIGADLRATRAFPDHHAFTAVEAESLAAEAAAQDLLLVTTEKDRVRLPAALPVATLPVRLALEEPDAVSALLRGL comes from the coding sequence ATCCAGGCGCCGGGCTTCTGGTGGCGGGACGAAGCGACCCTGACGGCCCGGCTGCTCGCCCCCTTGGGGGCGATCTACGGGGGCCTCGCCGCCCGCCGGATGGCGCGGGCCGGCGCCGAGGCGCCCTGCCCGGTGGTCTGCATCGGCAATTTCACCCTCGGCGGCGCCGGCAAGACGCCGACCGCCCTGGCGGTGGCCGGCCTCCTCCGCGGTCTCGGCCGGCGCCCGGTCTTCCTGAGCCGGGGCTATGGCGGGCGCCTGACCGGGCCGGTGCGGGTCGACCCCGCGCGGCACGGGGCGGCGGAGGTCGGCGACGAGCCGTTGCTCCTCGCCCGCGCCGCCCCGGCGATCGTGTCCCGCGACCGGGTGGCGGGCGCGCGGGCCTGCCGCGAGGCCGGCGCCGACGTGGTGGTGATGGATGACGGGTTGCAGAACCCGAGCCTCGCCAAGACTTTAGTGATCGCGGTGGTCGACGGCGCGGTGGGCCTCGGCAACCGGCGGGTGTTTCCGGCCGGCCCGCTGCGGGCGCCCGCGGAGGCGCAGTGGGGCCAAGTCCACGCCGCCCTGGTGATCGGCGACGGCGCGCCCGGCGCGCGGGTGCTGGCGGAGGCGGAACGCCGCGGCCTGCCGGCCCTGCGCGGCCGGCTCCTGCCCGATCCGGCGGCGGCCGGACGGTTGCGCGGGCGCCCGGTCCTGGCCTTCGCGGGGATCGGACGGCCCGAAAAGTTCTTCGCGACCCTGCGCGAGATCGGGGCCGACCTGCGCGCGACCCGCGCCTTCCCGGACCACCACGCCTTCACCGCCGTCGAGGCCGAGTCCCTCGCGGCGGAGGCCGCCGCCCAGGACCTCCTGCTGGTGACGACCGAGAAGGACCGGGTGCGGCTTCCCGCCGCGCTGCCGGTGGCGACCCTGCCGGTGAGGCTGGCGCTCGAGGAGCCCGACGCGGTGAGCGCCCTGCTACGCGGTCTTTGA
- a CDS encoding Uma2 family endonuclease, which translates to MSLALRRAPRMRVAEFIEMIRDRPDEERWELLDGEAVLMAPPGERHQQIVSNLISALRPLAAKFGCRALPGLGLRNDFVDDYAPIPDVVVRCGPLLPDGYARDPILIAEVLSPSTMNNDRGRKAAFYQGLQTLRAYLIVYSDEARVELWSRGNGPDATVRVLGRDDVIPLPDLDGAIPVAALYEDIPL; encoded by the coding sequence ATGTCGCTCGCGCTGCGGCGCGCCCCGCGGATGCGGGTCGCCGAATTCATCGAGATGATCCGCGACCGCCCGGACGAGGAGCGCTGGGAGCTTCTCGACGGTGAGGCGGTGCTGATGGCGCCGCCGGGCGAGCGCCATCAGCAGATCGTCAGCAACCTGATTTCTGCGCTGCGACCGCTCGCGGCGAAGTTCGGATGCCGGGCCCTGCCCGGGCTCGGGCTGCGGAACGACTTCGTCGACGATTACGCGCCGATCCCCGATGTCGTCGTCCGCTGCGGCCCGCTCCTCCCCGACGGCTATGCCCGCGACCCGATCCTCATCGCCGAGGTGTTGTCGCCCTCGACCATGAACAACGACCGGGGCCGCAAGGCGGCTTTCTACCAGGGCCTTCAGACGCTGCGGGCCTACCTGATCGTCTATTCCGACGAAGCCCGGGTCGAGCTGTGGTCGCGGGGGAATGGCCCTGATGCGACCGTGCGCGTCCTCGGCCGGGACGACGTGATCCCGCTGCCGGATCTCGACGGGGCAATTCCGGTCGCCGCCCTCTACGAAGACATCCCCCTCTGA
- a CDS encoding lysophospholipid acyltransferase family protein produces the protein MSVVTRIARSRAAQESLGFLGASYLKLVRGTNRFTLDPPGAYDWLSPLRPFIIAMWHGQHLLVPFMRRPEDRAATMVSRSFDGGVNTAVLERMGVRVIRGSGARRASDIWAKGGVQALRGCLKALEDGENVAFSADVPKVSRRCGEGIVMLARLSGRPVVPTAVVTSRYLQFDSWDRASLGLPFGRGVMAFGEPITVARDLDAGGIEAARLRIEADLDAVHARAFAQVGRTDPVLTGRRTSPR, from the coding sequence ATGAGCGTCGTCACCCGCATCGCCCGCAGCCGGGCGGCCCAGGAGAGCCTCGGCTTCCTCGGCGCGAGCTACCTGAAGCTGGTGCGCGGCACGAACCGCTTCACCCTCGATCCGCCCGGCGCCTATGACTGGCTGTCGCCCCTGCGGCCGTTCATCATCGCGATGTGGCACGGGCAGCACCTGCTGGTGCCCTTCATGCGCCGGCCCGAGGACCGGGCCGCCACCATGGTGTCGCGCTCGTTCGACGGCGGGGTGAACACCGCCGTGCTGGAGCGGATGGGCGTGCGGGTCATCCGCGGCTCCGGCGCCCGGAGGGCGAGCGACATCTGGGCCAAGGGCGGGGTGCAGGCCCTGCGCGGCTGCCTGAAGGCGCTGGAGGACGGCGAGAACGTGGCGTTCAGCGCCGACGTGCCGAAGGTGTCGCGGCGCTGCGGCGAAGGCATCGTGATGCTGGCGCGCCTCTCCGGCAGGCCGGTGGTGCCGACCGCCGTGGTGACGAGCCGCTACCTGCAATTCGACAGCTGGGACCGGGCGAGCCTCGGCCTGCCCTTCGGCCGCGGCGTGATGGCCTTCGGCGAGCCGATCACCGTCGCCCGCGACCTCGACGCAGGCGGAATCGAGGCGGCGCGCCTGCGCATCGAGGCCGATCTCGACGCCGTGCATGCCCGCGCCTTCGCGCAGGTCGGCCGGACCGATCCGGTGCTGACCGGACGACGGACCTCCCCCCGATGA
- a CDS encoding 3-deoxy-D-manno-octulosonic acid transferase → MRRGNVPALLRAYHYGLIAGEPALAGLLAWRRQRGKEDPVRLPERTGRPGKPRPAGPLVWAHGASIGEALSLIGLVERLTRRGFTVLVTSGTRTSAELLARRLPRGALHQFAPLDAPRYLARFLDHWQPDLALVAESELWPNTILALHEREVPLILVNGRMSERSARGWARTPTVARALLSRIALCLAQTQDEAERFARLGAPRVELGGNLKFDAEAPPADPEPLRQLAGVMAGRPVWLAASTHPGEEAAATAAHRALARRYPGLLTIVVPRHPDRGPAIAADAVSAGLRVGRRSTGGQPHDKVDLYVADTVGELGLFYRLCPVVFVGGSLARHGGQNPIEPARLGAAILYGPHVRNFAPVYGTLDRAGGARIVRDGQELIAAIDQLLADPAGRRAMARAGAAAIESAGGATDRAMAAIEPFICQLKIAGRFAS, encoded by the coding sequence ATGAGGCGCGGGAATGTGCCGGCGCTGCTGCGCGCCTATCATTACGGCCTGATCGCCGGCGAGCCGGCGCTCGCCGGCCTGCTCGCCTGGCGGCGCCAGCGCGGCAAGGAGGATCCGGTGCGCCTGCCCGAGCGCACCGGGCGGCCCGGCAAGCCGCGGCCCGCCGGGCCCCTTGTCTGGGCCCACGGCGCCAGCATCGGCGAGGCCCTGTCGCTCATCGGCCTCGTCGAGCGCCTGACCCGGCGCGGCTTCACCGTGCTCGTCACCTCCGGCACCCGCACCTCGGCGGAGCTGCTGGCGCGGCGGCTGCCCCGGGGCGCCCTGCACCAGTTCGCGCCCCTCGACGCGCCACGCTACCTCGCCCGTTTCCTCGACCATTGGCAGCCGGACCTGGCGCTGGTCGCCGAATCGGAGCTGTGGCCCAACACCATCCTGGCCCTGCACGAGCGCGAGGTGCCGCTGATCCTGGTCAACGGGCGGATGTCCGAGCGCTCGGCCCGCGGCTGGGCGCGCACCCCGACGGTGGCCCGCGCCCTCCTGTCGCGCATCGCCCTCTGCCTCGCCCAGACGCAGGACGAGGCCGAGCGCTTCGCGCGGCTGGGCGCCCCCCGGGTCGAGCTCGGCGGCAACCTGAAATTCGATGCCGAGGCCCCGCCGGCGGATCCCGAGCCCCTGCGCCAGCTCGCGGGCGTGATGGCCGGGCGCCCGGTCTGGCTCGCGGCCTCGACCCATCCGGGCGAGGAGGCGGCCGCGACGGCGGCCCACCGGGCCCTGGCGCGGCGCTATCCCGGCCTCCTCACCATCGTGGTGCCGCGCCACCCCGACCGCGGGCCGGCCATCGCCGCCGACGCGGTGTCGGCGGGCCTGCGCGTCGGGCGCCGGTCGACCGGCGGGCAGCCGCACGACAAGGTCGATCTCTACGTCGCCGACACGGTGGGCGAGCTCGGCCTGTTCTACCGCCTCTGCCCGGTCGTCTTCGTCGGCGGCTCGCTCGCCCGCCACGGCGGCCAGAACCCGATCGAGCCGGCCCGGCTCGGCGCCGCGATCCTGTACGGGCCGCATGTGCGCAACTTCGCCCCGGTCTACGGCACGCTCGACCGGGCCGGCGGCGCCCGGATCGTGCGCGACGGGCAGGAGCTGATCGCGGCGATCGACCAGCTCCTCGCCGATCCCGCCGGCCGCCGGGCGATGGCCCGGGCGGGGGCCGCCGCGATCGAGAGCGCCGGCGGCGCGACCGACCGGGCGATGGCGGCGATCGAGCCCTTCATCTGCCAGTTGAAGATCGCCGGGCGGTTCGCCTCGTGA
- a CDS encoding homospermidine synthase, giving the protein MTDWPVHGRISGPIVMIGFGSIGRGTLPLIERHFTYDKARFTVVEPSDAHKALADKHGLRFEQVALTKDNYREVLTPLLTEGGGQGFCVNLSVDTSSRDIMELCREIGALYIDTVAEPWPGFYFDKNAGPADRTNYALREQVLDARRRKPGGPTAVSCCGANPGMVSWFVKQALLNVAADLGLQTPEPKTREEWAALMRETGVKGIHIAERDTQRAKSEKPQGVFVNTWSVEGFVSEGNQPAELGWGTHETWMPENGRTLPNDAPAIYLLQPGADTRVRSWTPTAQAQFGFLVTHNEAISIADYYTVRQDGKPVYRPTCHYAYHPCNEAVLSLHEMWGQAGKVQEKQHILDENEIVDGIDELGVLLYGHGKNAYWYGSQLSIEETRRIAPYQNATGLQVTSAVLAGMVWALENPEAGIVEADEVDFRRCLEVQTPYLGPVIGVYTDWTPLAGRPGLFPEDIDESDPWQFRNVLVHGA; this is encoded by the coding sequence ATGACCGACTGGCCCGTCCACGGCCGCATCAGCGGCCCCATCGTGATGATCGGCTTCGGCTCGATCGGCCGGGGCACCCTGCCCCTGATCGAGCGCCACTTCACCTACGACAAGGCCCGGTTCACGGTGGTGGAGCCGTCGGACGCCCACAAGGCGCTCGCCGACAAGCACGGCCTGCGCTTTGAGCAGGTGGCGCTGACCAAGGACAATTATCGCGAGGTTCTGACGCCCCTGCTCACCGAGGGCGGCGGCCAGGGCTTCTGCGTCAACCTCTCGGTCGACACGTCCTCGCGGGACATCATGGAGCTGTGCCGCGAGATCGGCGCGCTCTACATCGACACCGTCGCCGAGCCGTGGCCGGGCTTCTACTTCGACAAGAATGCCGGGCCGGCCGACCGCACCAACTACGCCCTGCGCGAGCAGGTCCTCGACGCCCGCCGCCGCAAGCCCGGCGGCCCGACCGCGGTGTCGTGCTGCGGCGCCAATCCCGGCATGGTGTCGTGGTTCGTCAAGCAGGCGCTCCTCAACGTCGCGGCCGATCTCGGCCTGCAGACGCCCGAGCCGAAGACCCGCGAGGAATGGGCCGCGCTGATGCGCGAGACCGGCGTCAAGGGCATCCACATCGCCGAGCGCGACACCCAGCGCGCCAAGTCGGAGAAGCCGCAGGGCGTCTTCGTCAACACCTGGTCGGTCGAGGGCTTCGTGTCCGAGGGCAACCAGCCGGCGGAGCTGGGCTGGGGCACCCACGAGACCTGGATGCCCGAGAACGGCCGCACGCTCCCGAACGACGCGCCGGCGATCTACCTGCTCCAGCCCGGCGCCGACACCCGGGTGCGCTCCTGGACCCCGACCGCGCAGGCGCAGTTCGGCTTCCTCGTCACCCACAACGAGGCGATCTCGATCGCCGACTACTACACGGTGCGCCAGGACGGTAAGCCGGTCTACCGGCCGACCTGCCACTACGCCTACCATCCCTGCAACGAGGCGGTGCTGTCGCTGCACGAGATGTGGGGCCAGGCCGGCAAGGTGCAGGAGAAGCAGCACATCCTCGACGAGAACGAGATCGTCGACGGCATCGACGAGCTCGGCGTGCTGCTCTACGGCCACGGCAAGAACGCCTACTGGTACGGCTCGCAGCTCTCCATCGAGGAGACCCGCCGCATCGCCCCCTACCAGAACGCCACCGGCCTGCAGGTGACCTCCGCCGTGCTCGCCGGGATGGTCTGGGCACTGGAGAACCCCGAGGCCGGCATCGTCGAGGCCGACGAGGTCGATTTCCGCCGCTGCCTCGAGGTGCAGACGCCGTATCTCGGTCCGGTGATCGGGGTCTACACCGACTGGACCCCGCTCGCGGGCCGCCCGGGCCTCTTCCCGGAGGACATCGACGAGAGCGATCCCTGGCAGTTCCGCAACGTGCTGGTGCACGGGGCTTAA
- the glcF gene encoding glycolate oxidase subunit GlcF — MQTSFTPAQLADPAMAASEKILRTCVHCGFCTATCPTYLLLGDELDSPRGRIYLIKDMLEGGKPASPEVVKHVDRCLSCLSCMTTCPSGVHYMHLVDHARAHIEKTYSRPAEDRFLRAVLARVLPYPNRFRLALLGATLGRPFRGIAAKMPKVGNRLAAMLDLAPAALPNRSAQDKPGRFPPAGPRRGRVALLRGCAQSVLRPDFNEAAIRLLNRHGVEVVQARGEGCCGALTHHMGHEDSSHALAKRTIDAWIAEMDGEGLDAIVVTASGCGTTIKDYGFMFRDDPAYADKAARVAGIARDVTEYVTSLGLSEPVVETDLVVAYHSACSMQHGQGLRTEPKALLARAGFTVKDVPEGHICCGSAGTYNILQPELAAHLRARKVANIERVRPDVIATGNIGCATQIGKGTAIPIVHTVELLDWATGGPRPAALDGVAERRPALAAAE, encoded by the coding sequence GTGCAGACCAGCTTCACCCCCGCGCAGCTCGCCGACCCGGCCATGGCGGCCTCGGAGAAGATCCTGCGCACCTGCGTGCATTGCGGCTTCTGCACCGCCACCTGCCCGACCTACCTGCTGCTCGGCGACGAACTCGATTCGCCGCGCGGGCGCATCTACCTGATCAAGGACATGCTGGAGGGGGGCAAGCCCGCGAGTCCGGAGGTGGTCAAGCACGTCGACCGCTGCCTGTCCTGCCTGTCCTGCATGACGACCTGCCCGTCGGGGGTGCATTACATGCACCTCGTCGACCATGCGCGCGCCCATATCGAGAAGACCTATTCGCGCCCGGCGGAGGACCGGTTCCTGCGCGCGGTGCTGGCGCGGGTGCTGCCCTACCCGAACCGCTTCCGCCTGGCGCTTCTCGGCGCCACGCTCGGCCGGCCGTTCCGGGGGATCGCCGCGAAGATGCCGAAGGTCGGCAACCGGCTGGCCGCCATGCTCGACCTCGCCCCCGCCGCGCTGCCGAACCGCTCGGCGCAGGACAAGCCCGGCCGCTTCCCGCCCGCCGGCCCGCGCCGGGGCCGGGTCGCACTCCTGCGCGGCTGCGCCCAGAGCGTGCTGCGGCCGGACTTCAACGAGGCGGCGATCCGGCTCCTCAACCGCCACGGCGTCGAGGTGGTCCAGGCCAGGGGCGAGGGCTGCTGCGGCGCGCTCACCCACCATATGGGCCACGAGGATTCGTCGCACGCGCTGGCCAAGCGCACCATCGACGCCTGGATCGCCGAGATGGACGGCGAGGGGCTCGACGCGATCGTGGTCACGGCCTCGGGCTGCGGCACGACGATCAAGGATTACGGCTTCATGTTCCGCGACGACCCGGCCTATGCGGACAAGGCCGCCCGGGTGGCGGGGATCGCCCGCGACGTCACCGAGTATGTGACGAGCCTCGGCCTGTCCGAGCCGGTGGTCGAGACCGACCTCGTCGTCGCCTACCACTCCGCCTGCTCGATGCAGCACGGGCAAGGCCTGCGCACCGAGCCGAAGGCGCTGCTGGCGCGGGCCGGCTTCACCGTGAAGGACGTGCCCGAGGGCCATATCTGCTGCGGCTCGGCCGGCACCTACAACATCCTGCAGCCGGAGCTGGCCGCGCACTTACGCGCCCGCAAGGTCGCCAACATCGAGCGCGTCCGGCCGGACGTGATCGCCACCGGCAATATCGGCTGCGCCACCCAGATCGGGAAGGGCACCGCCATCCCGATCGTCCATACGGTGGAGCTCCTCGACTGGGCGACGGGCGGCCCGCGGCCCGCGGCTCTGGACGGGGTGGCGGAGAGGCGGCCGGCGCTGGCGGCGGCGGAGTAG
- the cdd gene encoding cytidine deaminase, with protein MSSTDTLFSDALFSAALAAQARAHAPYSRFRVGAALRDEAGAVHAGCNVENAAYPVGTCAEAGAIAAMVAAGGRRIAAILVLGDGEALVTPCGACRQRIREFAAPHTPIHVAGPQGVRRTFTLDELLPASFGPDNLA; from the coding sequence ATGAGCTCGACCGACACCCTGTTCTCCGATGCCTTGTTCTCGGCGGCTCTTGCGGCTCAGGCGCGGGCCCACGCGCCCTATTCGCGGTTCCGCGTCGGCGCCGCGCTCCGCGACGAGGCGGGGGCGGTCCATGCCGGCTGCAACGTCGAGAACGCCGCCTACCCGGTCGGCACCTGCGCCGAGGCCGGCGCCATCGCGGCGATGGTCGCGGCCGGCGGCCGGCGCATCGCGGCGATCCTGGTGCTGGGGGACGGCGAGGCCCTGGTCACCCCCTGCGGCGCCTGCCGCCAGCGCATCCGCGAATTCGCCGCGCCGCACACGCCGATCCACGTCGCGGGGCCGCAGGGGGTGAGGAGAACCTTCACCCTGGACGAGCTGCTGCCCGCCTCGTTCGGGCCGGACAACCTCGCGTGA
- the deoA gene encoding thymidine phosphorylase: MTLLPQELIRLKRDGHALPPEAIEAFIAGLTDGRVTEGQAAAFAMAVFFRGLSLPERVALTRAMMRSGTVLDWDLPGPVVDKHSTGGVGDTVSLPLAPMVAACGGYVPMIAGRGLGHTGGTLDKLDSIPGYVSQPEVDLFRRVTREVGCAVIGQTPDLAPADRRLYAIRDVTGTVESLDLITASILAKKLAAGLQGLVMDVKAGSGAFMARTEEAYGLAESLVTVANGAGLPTRALLTDMDQPLASVAGNAGEVAYAVDYLTGRRREPRFHAVTLALGAEMLVLGGLSPDIPSATARLEEALASGRAAETFSRMVAALGGPSDLVAHPERHLPAAPVTRRVLPPRGGHVAAIATRAIGVAVIGLGGGRTRPEDRIDHAVGLTDLAPVGAEVGPERPLAVVHARSEAAAARAEAEVLAAYQVGLEAVAGRHVILGRVE; this comes from the coding sequence ATGACGCTGCTGCCGCAGGAACTGATCCGCCTCAAGCGCGACGGCCACGCATTGCCGCCGGAGGCGATCGAGGCCTTCATCGCGGGCCTGACCGACGGACGGGTCACCGAAGGGCAGGCGGCGGCCTTCGCCATGGCGGTGTTCTTCCGCGGCCTGTCGCTGCCGGAGCGGGTGGCGCTGACCCGGGCGATGATGCGCTCGGGCACGGTGCTCGACTGGGACCTGCCCGGCCCGGTCGTCGACAAGCACTCGACCGGCGGCGTCGGCGACACGGTGAGCCTGCCCCTCGCCCCGATGGTCGCCGCCTGCGGCGGCTACGTGCCGATGATCGCGGGCCGCGGCCTCGGCCATACCGGCGGCACCCTCGACAAGCTCGACAGCATCCCGGGCTACGTCTCGCAGCCGGAGGTCGACCTCTTTCGGCGCGTCACCCGCGAGGTCGGCTGCGCGGTGATCGGGCAGACCCCGGACCTCGCCCCCGCCGACCGGCGGCTCTACGCCATCCGCGACGTCACCGGCACGGTCGAATCCCTCGACCTGATCACCGCCTCGATCCTGGCGAAGAAGCTCGCCGCCGGCCTGCAGGGCCTCGTGATGGACGTGAAGGCGGGATCCGGCGCCTTCATGGCGCGCACGGAGGAAGCCTATGGCCTCGCCGAGAGCCTGGTCACGGTCGCGAACGGCGCCGGCCTACCGACCCGCGCCCTCCTGACCGACATGGACCAGCCGCTCGCGTCCGTCGCCGGCAATGCCGGCGAGGTGGCCTACGCCGTCGACTACCTGACCGGCCGCCGGCGCGAGCCGCGCTTCCACGCCGTCACCCTGGCGCTCGGCGCCGAGATGCTGGTCCTCGGAGGCTTGAGCCCCGACATCCCGTCCGCAACCGCGCGCCTGGAGGAGGCCCTGGCCTCGGGCCGCGCCGCCGAGACCTTCTCGCGCATGGTGGCGGCCCTCGGCGGGCCGTCCGACCTCGTCGCGCATCCGGAGCGCCACCTGCCGGCCGCCCCCGTGACGCGCCGGGTCTTGCCGCCTCGGGGGGGCCATGTCGCCGCCATCGCCACGCGGGCGATCGGCGTCGCGGTGATCGGCCTCGGCGGTGGCCGCACCCGACCGGAGGACCGGATCGACCACGCCGTCGGCCTCACCGACCTCGCGCCGGTCGGCGCCGAAGTCGGGCCGGAGAGACCCCTCGCGGTGGTGCATGCCCGCAGCGAGGCGGCGGCCGCGCGAGCGGAGGCCGAGGTTCTGGCAGCCTACCAGGTTGGGCTGGAGGCGGTGGCGGGACGGCACGTGATCCTGGGGCGTGTCGAGTGA